The Labrus mixtus chromosome 21, fLabMix1.1, whole genome shotgun sequence nucleotide sequence GTCCTCCATCCAAGAATCGGAGCTCATCCTATCCGCCTCCTTCCATTACCTCTACAAGCGACCGCGCCATCACCAGCGACCATGGCGATTCAGAAGACCTCGCCACCCGTCCAGCGGCCTCCAGCATCCCTCCTCCCCGACGCTCCTCTTCCATGGGTCATCCCTCAACTCTGCTTTTGCAACACCACTGGGAAACATAACTTTGGCTCCTTTCAAAAAGGGCTCCTGGCAAAGCAGGGATATAACAGTGCTGGTGAAACATGCCAGGGAAAACAAAGAGCTTGTGGTCACGGTGGAGTTTGATTTGGGGCTTGGTGCGGCTCGGGTGCAGCAGAAAGAGCGCCTCTCTCCAGCCAACCTGCCGTACATTTTGATATACGCCGATGATCGAGCCATAGATGAACCGAACAGCGTGGCCATGTCCCTGCAGCGGTATGGCTCTTTACCTGTAGGGGAAGACGCACCcacctcagcctcagcctcagcctcaaGGACACGTAGGGAGCTTCACCTCCAGATCCAAACCAACGACATCCCAGAAGTGCAGTTCAACTCCCTGAAGAACCACGAGCTGTGGCAGAACACATATTTCCCTGCCAAAGCCAAAGCAGCAGACAAATCGGTCAGGAGGCCGGGTCAGGACAGCGGCAAGGGCCTGAGTAAGCCCCAGGTGCTGAGCTTCGATGAGAGGACGATGAAAAAGGCCCGGAGGAGACAGTGGAGCGAGCCCAGGGTGTGCGCCAGGAGGTACCTCAGGGTGGACTTCGCTGACATCGGCTGGAGCGAGTGGGTTTTGGCACCAAAGTCGTTTGATGCCTTCTACTGCGCGGGGACCTGTGGATTCCCCATTCCTAAGGTAGGCCACATACACCTGTATCATTTTGAAtgtataaaacaggaaataacacAGAGCATGCTCGTGCAGCATCTGTGAAATTAACTGTCTTACATTAGGACCTATATTAGGAAAAACAACTGAAGATACAGTTGCATGTTCTGTAATatgtctggctttttttttttcattttactacaatttaaacatttttttttatgtctttcatTGTAAAATTAGACTAAATGAAGGTTTTGTTCTGTGTATCATGGATTAAAAACTAAGAAATCAGGGCCACATAACCATTAAAAGTGATTATCTGTTGcgtatttaaagctcctgtgaggatcttttgttttttgttgattgtggcgccctctgtggacaaagtggtatcACCGATCTTTTTATTGATCCTATCTTGTATACGCACACGTAGGTCATTTATTCTGACAAAATATCTCCTGCTGCTTTCcttaaacagacaaacataccACTTAATGTGAGTgtctgctgtggaaaatgtttttagcaTGTCTCATCTGGCACCTACCCCATGGCAGCAgttacaggcattaaaaattaaagtgtattcttttgtttcattcttcatACTGATACGCTCGTTTGCTAATAGTGTTAATTTCAGTCAGTTTAAGAACCAGTTGAAAACTCCTCATAGGGGGCTTTAAAGTCCAAGGCAAGGCATTCAAGAACGAGTATTTCAGTCTAGTTTTAAACCTTTtggtcactttttttattttgagtaaaTTTAAATCAGTACTTTTAAAGCTCTGTTGACATTTTGCCTTGATTTTGTCAGTTGTAATAATAAGACCTTTAAGATTTAATCCTTTTCACTTCCCCTCATTACCGCAGGTGGTTCGTCCTTCCAATCACGCCACTATCCAGAGCATCGTCAGAGCCGTGGGAATCGTCCCCGGTGTCCCTGAACCGTGCTGCGTCCCGGAGAAGATGAGCCCGCTCAGCGTTCTCTTCCTCGATCCGCACAGGAACAAGGTGCTAAAGGTTTACCCGGGCATGTCTGTGGACACCTGTTCGTGTCGATAAGGATGTAGATGGGTGAACATTTCATCAAAGGAGATTAAAAGATTACGAGGAGGACGTGTATATTTAGACTCAACACATGAGGACAGCATTTCCAAGAGGACAGACGGGATGCGGAGAGCTGAGGATGAACTAATCTGATGGAATGGACTCAGTTTGAGTCTCGGTTTGAGAACTCTTTGCTGGATCTTGGAATATTTTTTGCATGTTCGGACATTGActcagttttttcttacttaTTCTTATAGATGTATTCTTGTCCAAACGGTGcttctttgtgtattttcctTCCCTAAAAGCATTTATAAGAAGTGCACTTAATACTATCCTGTGTATGTAATGGTTGTAAATGTGTGCTGTGTAGATTAACTGAACATTAAGGACAAAAGTCTTCAGCTTTGTAGATTACTCAAGAACATTTCTTCGATCCTTTTTGCAgcacattttcacttttatacAGTGTTTTTACCCTTTTTTAACGTGTCAGACgtttatatttgattttctggtctctcttttttttgataAGCTCAACTTCTGGGTTGGACAGTTTCTGAAACAGTGTGACCTCAGGAGCCTCTTGTCTTTGCCCATTCCTTGAGGATTAACCTGCAGACTCGTGAACTTTACGTGGActcacagactctggaggaaCACAGAGGATCTATGGCAGCACATTTACATCCTAAACCCTTGCCATGTAAACACTGTAGCTACTAATGCAAACTAAACACTACTTATTCATAAGTGATGTTTTAATAGGTGTCATAATATGAGCACCCCCCTTATTTTAGCGGGGTGTTGGTAATGCATGAGAGGTTTTATCTCCTTTGAATTAAGTTTCAGTTACCATTTGTTTATATCTTGTACATAATGAGTGTATCGTCTGAGATTTCATGTAGCACAGCATGGCTTGTTTTTACTTCATTATGAAAACAGTGctttgctgccccctgctgtgcaTTTTTGGGAAAGTTGAAAGGGACATTTTGAAGGAGACCAGTTCTAATACTCCCTGTATAAACTATTCTGTTATCAAGGTGGACATGTACagtttgtaataataataatagattgaCATATCTATTATACATATATATCCAATCTTATTACTGAATGCTTCAAAGTGGACTTGAAAAGGTATGTGATGTGTATTTTAACAGATTATAGAATAAGCCTGgtaaggaaataaaacaaattgtacATATCTTAAGAGATTCTTTTGGATTTAATAAAAATAGATTCTTTGAGAAATTCAGACATATtatatatgaaatatataaGGGACACTGAATAgactaaatggacttgagcttatatatatttcttttctagtcttctgactaatcaaatcgcttttacaccgcaggtcacacctacacattcactcactgatggcagaggctgctgtgtacaTTTTCCATCAGAGGTATACTAATCacgttcatacacatttatacgccgccaacgaagcattgggagcaacttggggttcagtgtcttgcccaaggacacacagCACAAGCACTGGagatggggatcgaacccccgaccttccggttgagagagacgccgactctaccaactgagcagaaagaagaacaatccTATACTATTTAACCttcaaaatgatcaaacatttcactaacATATGGATTAATGTGCCATTcttatttaaagtttgttgGATTTTTATGAAATTTAAAATAAGGCAGTAGATGTTTAAAACTTGACCCAGGGACAGATGACTTCAAGCTAAAAGTTACACATAGACCTAAATGTCTACTTCATATATAATAAGAATAATGACCCAAAAACGTTTTCCTTTTGGACTTCAGGCAACAATAAAGGCTGCAGATGATGAATCACCTGTGAGGTGTATTTTGTTATGGAgatttctgtgtctttaaaactTTGCATAGGCTATTTCTGAACAAATCTTTCGATCACTGGGTagattgtgattggctgaagaGGAATCCATGGTCGGTATGGTTCGTCTCCAGGTGCATCATTTATATCAAATCATcatttgaacacaaacaaaacctcaAAGTGACACGGAAAGTCTTTCAGCTACGATTTCTTCAAAATTCACGCTTCAACTGCGGATTTTAATCACCTTGAGAAGGAATACTCCCTAAATCACATCAAGATCCAAACAATCAACTTCCGGGATGGAAAAGGTAAGATTTGAACTATTTGACGATCTTACTATTAGGCTAATGCAAACTGTCAGAATCAGACTGTACCGGATCAATTCATCTATTAAAACAAGACCAAAAACTGCTCTTAATTACTGAATAGAATTTTATTAATGCAAAGTTACAtctaaatgtagtttttttaaataatcagtaAGTAAATATAATATAGGCCTATTTTCACGAAAGTTCATACTCTTCTGATAAGTGCCATTATACTGTAAGCCACATGTCAGTAAATGCCAAAATAGTATTTTGTGTTCATGTAAATGTAGGTCTTCATTATTACTTCTGGGGGCATGTGTAGCTCTAAGTTATAAGACCAAAAGACACATGAAGGTCTAACCATGATCCACGCTTTGTTACCCGTCTTTAAATCCTATTGTTGGTTGCCTCTCTTTAATTTGCTTGCAAATATTTAATGTAGGCTAGTTAAACAGCATATTGCCTTATCACAGGATAATAAGAAGGCGTAAATACGGTTCCTTCTTGGCCTATCTCCGATGGTTGCCAGATGAGGACGAAATCTGTCCTGCAGGTTTTATTACTCCTGGATTATTAGCCTACTATAACAGCACACCTGCTAATAGTAGAACTATTGGTCAGGACCGTCACATCTCGTCTGATGCTGTTGTCGTGTCAGGATATTTAATGAACTGAAAATAAAGGGGCTGTGCCAAGTGCGTAAAATGCGCACAGCACCTCTCTCGATTAGCAAACGCGCATACTAATAGGCTATCCCTCCACTTAAAAGAAATACAAGTACGTATATGATGTTATCAAACAGAACCTTATTGTTGACAGTAGGTCCAatcataagttgtgtttttgcattttgttttgtttggatttgtgtGCTTGAATTACTTTTGCGCTCTTTGTAGCCTAATGTTGACTGAttaaagcatagactgtaaataatagccTGTGATATTTACAGTCATTCCATGGTGCATCATTTATatcaaatcatcaaatcatcaacacaaaaaaaaacatcggtCTGTGTGGTCTGGCACCAGGGTGGAGAGAttcgtctccatgacaaccgTTGCCGCGTAGCCTACACATTAACTTCTACTGAGATTTAAACTCGTCCAGCTGTCTATGCTACGCTATGTTGATAATACTTTAAAGAACAGTCACCACCTGCAATGAAATAAGGTACTTCAATTATagttttaagttgttttcaaagtaaaagtgttGAGTTTGGTAGCATAGCTACTAACACTTTTAGCTGTATGAAGCGATAATCGGGAGCgacagcatgctaatgttatgAAATAGCTTATTTAGCTGTTTCCCTAGTTATTTGACTGTAGCACTCGGTTTAGTGTTGTAAAGTTGACTTGCCTAAAAGTATTTGGGTTATTTGTGGGTGAATCTTAGAGCTACATTAGATGACAGTATCAGAAGGAAATACAGATAGCCTTTATACAgccgtttattttatttattattatttatttgttagggacagtgcatattaatgaacagctgtaacaattacagctgtgaAAATGCCagatttccatctgttgtccctaggcaggtaacagagaaagacaaattacaaatacaaatacaaaggcacaagtgacacaagacaataatagaggttaaaggttaaaggtggtcacagacttggttttcctttatccactgtttgaggtgtgttttgaaggttgcatatgtttgtgagtctcttattgtgagtgggagaatattccaatatttagttcctttgactgacagaacagtttgtccgaatgtagtgcgtctgtatgggacctcacagtctcctcgggcTGTGGCCCTGGTGCCGTTAGACTTTTTCAAACGGAAGGGCAgacactatgcacatttctaacacaatatttagaatttcaatactttgtactcaaatccataacactacttaatactcaaatacagaggtttatagttgaaaaaagtggttttagggtttagttactctttaattCATGCCTACATTGTGTAACTACCTAAAGTTGATTGAGGAATTATTACGTATCGATCGTGTTCTACTTCCAGATGATGGAGAGGAAAAACTTCCCTGGTTTCGGTGTTCTGGTGCCTCATCCTCCGAGCAAACCTGCGCAGCCCAAACCTCCAGCCCTGAGTTACAGACAAAAACTTCCTCCAATCAGAAATTCCTCTGCGACTGAACAGAAGGGCCTCTACTCAGGTGACATCAGTACAATCCATGTTCAGGTAAAAGAACACAAGCAATTGCTTTTGAAACTTCAAATTCTGACGTTTTATAAGTAATTTAATTCACTGCCGCTATATGCTATCGGTTATAGGctaactgtttatttattagtcTAATAGTGTTGGACCTGAGATCCGGAAGAGGTCACAGCCCCAACCCATCCTGAAGTTCAGGaatcacaaaacaacacactgtgAGATTGAGCACAAAAGGCCTCATTTAACTGATAGTCAAttgatttttaataaaacacatttctgtgtaaAAACTTGATCTTTTGCACTGttttcctcacttttttttctgacttcttCTGGAATGAAGATACATCCAAGGTTCAGCTGCCCTACCAAACAACTCCTGGGCAGATCCCCCGCAAGTTAAAGATAGAGAGGTatgtactgtttgtgtttaacatgtATTATAGAAGAGGGCATTTATTTTAGTGGTGTTTGAGCTTtccattttaaacatgtgatgTGGTGTACATACAGGGCAGATTAAGTGGTGTAATGTTAATGTTACTATGAGACTCTATCATGCATTAACTTAGCCTACTTATTTAGTATGGTTAGCTGATAAAGTGTTGTCTGtgaatttgtttatttgtgaatGTTTAACTTAAAgtgctttttattgtttgcaTAGATGCCGAAGGGAGTACTTGAAGTTGGACTTGGAACAGCTTCTGGAAGAAAAAGGCATATGTTCCAGTCACCTCATGATCAGCGACGAGCCTGTGACTACACCAGACCATTCTGTGCCACCTTACCTCCCACTAGAGGTCAGTCTGTAACTGCTGCAACCCGTCTGAGCCATTACATTCTGGAGCACATCTCTCATCTTTCCTACATCCTTCACTTAGATCTTTGACAATGAGGAGTATGACTGCCGGACTCCAGAAGACTGGCTGGCCTGCAATGCTGATGGAAAAACTGTTCATGGAAAAGCCCTGCTGCCTACAGAGAACAACATTCCTTCTGGTAAGATTTCCTCAGTAAGgtttcctacatttttttttttaacactgatgatCAGAATTCTGTTCTCTGAGTTTTACTTTCATATCTCTCATTAAGATGATCCAGAAAGCTCCCTGCTGGAGTACAGCTGGCATTTAGTTGAAGTTCTTGAATTCAGTAAGGAGAAATGCCAGTATCTTGTACAGAAGGTTCACCAAAACACTAAGCcgacaggtaaaaaaaaacattttttttgtctttattacaatatttcttttctttttttgtcttctaaacactttgattattttttttaccatgtatTCATGCTTTCAATCTCACTCGGTTGCTTAGAGGTAAACACACTGCAAACAGACACTGGGCACTGGGTACCCAGGATTAGAGTGTTATTCATTGCTGAGGACCCACGTGTATTTGTCGAACGGATCCAGTTTGCCCTGCGTTTGAGAGATAACGTAGAGGCTCTGATTTTCTATCACTTGACTGTGGACTGCATGCCCATCTGGAGTGGAACACCATCTCTTGATACTGTCAGTCTACAGCGTATCAAAACTTATACCCTTTCAACTCCTGGGCTCAGGCAAAAAATGTGAGTATAAGTGTTTAAGTGCTTCTGCAGTCATTCTCTCCTTATTCAGTTTAATATCAGTCCATCTGAGTTGAAATGTAAACCAACTACTTGGTTGAATAATTGAGATATCATGTGTGCAGTGTGGAAAAGTGTTTAGGGGACCTGGAGATGGAGGTCAAGCTAGATTATGACCGAACAATGAATCGCATGATCTTTGACAAAGTTGttcagagccaatcagaggattTTTCACACATCAACTTGCCAGAGAAGGAGTCTGAACCCAAGTCTGTACCCCAAAGTGGTAAGGCTGTTAGTCTTGAATCCATTACTTTGAGTTAATATTAAACAAATGAATTACCACCAAATACAATTGTTaacattgttttgtatttttctttgcacAGGTTGCGTTCCAGTACCTTACTTTGACAATAAGAGAAAACAAGCTGCTTTTGTCTTCCATTCCCTGCTAACAAAGCCCGAGGTGATCTGTGTGTTATCTATAACATGGCTGGAGTGCCACAAAGTAGCAACCATGAAACTGTTCAATGTCACTTCAGACAAACCTCTGCAACTCGACGAGTTTGAAGTCATGCAGTTTCACGTACACACTCAGGTATTTTGGTAAAGGGGATCTTTTATATATATCATACTGGGATAAATACAACTGATCTTTAGAAGCAGTGGATCTATTTCTCCCTCTGCAGATAAACTTGTTTCTAAGAGAAACATGGATAACCACGCTGAGCAACAGCATCTGTTCCAAGCTTGGGGTCCTGGGCAGGGGCTCTTATAACGTCAACGAGTCCTGCTGGGACATGTACAAGTTTTCCAAGATGCCCAGACTGATGGCTGTGGTGCGCCTCTACATGCAGGACTCCCTGCGCTTCCTTGTGCAGGATTCATTGGCCAGCCTGACTCAGCTGCTTTTAGATGCCTGCCACAATGTGCTGACATGTCCTCAGGAACTGGTCTGGGGAAGCAACCTTATCACAAGCCCCTACAAGTAAGATAGTATGcacatcaatgaataaaatgaCAGCACATTTGCAATCAGATAAACAGCTAAGCACACCTTTGCACTCCTCTTCCATTGTATTTCATGAGTATACCTTTGAgcctgttttatattttgtatgctCTGCAATTGTAATGAGTGTTTGATGTGAGTAAGACATAACAAGTTACTTTCAGAATACTCAGTTTTGTGTTGGTAATTATAAATCATTCCCAAAAACAAGGCCAAAGAAGAACCCTCTGTTCCTGGTGGACTTGGTACTTGATCAGACTGGGGTCCATTACAGCCCTCCTCTGGAAGGTTTTGAGCCATCCATCATTAACCTTTTTGATAAGGGTATTTTGGTCACAAAAAATGTACCACAGCTTGAAAAGGTAAACTAAAATCTGCAATCACACGAGATACAGATAGTTGAATTAAAGATGTGAATATGAGGATATGAAACTTGTTAACTGGGAGCTCCTTATCGATTTATGATAACAATCACATACAGAATATGCTCAAAGTGGCGATGATGTTGAGGATTCAATTTGACCTCTCTTGTCCATGACAGTTTGTGATGAAAAATTTGTTATTCGGTGATGATCTGTTGCTTGACTCGGTGAGTTTACGGGAATCAGAAGTAACTGAGCTAAGAGAGAAGGTCCGCAGTGTCGTGAAACAAGCAGCCATTCCGCTCAGGGCTTACGCTGCTGAATATGAGAAACACTTGGCGCTACACAACCTGGACATAGAAACTCATCTCAAGTAAGTCTGTTTATATTACTTTGGTCATTTCTCCTACAAGTGCATAGAGGTAGTCATTCTGGTTTATGTTCTACTCTGCTAGTTTTCCTCTATTAGTCCTCTATTAGTCCTCATTTCGTCTTCTCTTCCAGATTGAATACAAATGCAGAAATGACATCCCAAATAGTGAAGAGAGAGGTGGAACAGCATCTAAAAGACCAGGAATTAATCGAATACTCCCTGCCAGCCTCGATTGTCATCGGCCCATTTGTAGTCCATGTCGAAGCTGTGCGTAAGGCTCtcgcaaacaaaaaaaagtctttggcCAATGCTATGTTGGAACAGCTTGCTCACAAGTTACGCAAGCAGGTTGATGAtgtaagttatttatttaaaaaagtttataatGTAGGGGATTTATGTTcagtaaatgtaaacaaaacacatcacttAACTTCATCTTGAAAGTGACCCTCACCTGCTTATTAGCTTGCATGAAGTTTGtatcttgtctgtgtgtgtacaggtgtgtgaaGAGTATAATGTAATTA carries:
- the LOC132955692 gene encoding growth/differentiation factor 10-like; translation: MDSLQRTPTMASGLFHTLHLLLILESSWGKVSEDLGEAVRQGADSPLSVEQRVFTHENAHRDMVSINMFKVYEKYTKEPQSQRDGNTVRSFKAVPKVSHGKDVFQFNLSSIQESELILSASFHYLYKRPRHHQRPWRFRRPRHPSSGLQHPSSPTLLFHGSSLNSAFATPLGNITLAPFKKGSWQSRDITVLVKHARENKELVVTVEFDLGLGAARVQQKERLSPANLPYILIYADDRAIDEPNSVAMSLQRYGSLPVGEDAPTSASASASRTRRELHLQIQTNDIPEVQFNSLKNHELWQNTYFPAKAKAADKSVRRPGQDSGKGLSKPQVLSFDERTMKKARRRQWSEPRVCARRYLRVDFADIGWSEWVLAPKSFDAFYCAGTCGFPIPKVVRPSNHATIQSIVRAVGIVPGVPEPCCVPEKMSPLSVLFLDPHRNKVLKVYPGMSVDTCSCR